Proteins from a genomic interval of Uloborus diversus isolate 005 chromosome 4, Udiv.v.3.1, whole genome shotgun sequence:
- the LOC129219806 gene encoding ERI1 exoribonuclease 3-like — MSYPFRCFPSLRGCLLKMNYHRKQSLRKCSRVVECADENQVHFNVPPFLKLPPRQPERRKQNYNYFLVLDFEATCDSPVNVMPQEIIEFPVLKVNGETFETESIFHSYVRPVANPELTDFCKQLTGITQDIVDDHPVFEDVFEFYN; from the exons ATGAGTTATCCATTTAGATGTTTTCCTTCTTTGCGTGGTTGTTTGTTGAAAATGAACTATCATAGAAAGCAGTCCTTAAGAAAGTGTTCGCGTGTCGTTGAATGTGCAGATGAAAATCAAGTACATTTTAATGTACCTCCGTTTTTAAAATTACCGCCGAGACAGCCTGAAAGAAGAAAGCAAAATTACAACTATTTTCTTGTTTTAGATTTTGAAGCTACTTGTGACTCACCTGTAAATGTAATGCCACAG GAAATTATAGAATTCCCAGTCTTAAAAGTGAATGGTGAAACATTTGAAACTGAgtcaatatttcattcttatgttAGACCTGTTGCCAATCCAGAATTAACAGACTTCTGTAAACAG TTAACTGGTATTACTCAAGATATTGTTGATGATCATCCAGTATTTGAAGATGTGTTTGAG